The bacterium nucleotide sequence AAATGCAAAAATAGAAATCATTACACAACAAAAAATAAAAAGGTTAAAAAAGAAAAATTAGAAATAAAAAAATATTGTCCAACCTGTAATAAACACATCCTTCACAAAGAAGGAAGAGCTTGAAAGAATACTGCGTTGCAGGGCATAAAATATTTAAATCGTCTTATCTTTTTATAAAAAAGTTGTTTAATTAGAAAAATATGGTATAATATATGTTTTTTACAGGTAAAATCTTGTAAATAACTTTAGGTC carries:
- the rpmG gene encoding 50S ribosomal protein L33 encodes the protein MREIVSLICDKCKNRNHYTTKNKKVKKEKLEIKKYCPTCNKHILHKEGRA